The Scyliorhinus torazame isolate Kashiwa2021f chromosome 10, sScyTor2.1, whole genome shotgun sequence genome contains a region encoding:
- the LOC140384385 gene encoding uncharacterized protein, with protein MARRASKNWADEEIKGLLSIWKDRSIQNQLAGAVRNKDVFVRISSSLNALGVNRDWKQCRAKVKNLKYEYRTMVNQRKSGRRCKSMRFYNEIDAVLGCRPLHAKGSPDGTVVSVAIKQEEEEKLENGPPQAPPVSQNVTACYVQPAVAISRDKEEDEVPPEPQSGADSVTAETEGPVEEEMISTASEAPAATSRKRTEDEHECSVPKKRMKLKKGTVFQRHIDTIINTFMDYQRKAEERFYKWEEERRREEREHELRIIQLLLDHSRSSMIQTPQTPDYLRSLHSQNTHMFTPPPSNN; from the exons ATGGCAAGGAGGGCAAGTAAAAATTGGGCGGACGAGGAGATCAAAGGCCTGTTGTCCATTTGGAAAGATCGGTCCATCCAGAATCAGCTGGCCGGGGCAGTGAGGAATAAGGATGTATTCGTGAGGATCTCCAGCAGCCTTAACGCCTTAGGGGTCAACCGGGACTGGAAGCAATGTCGAGCTAAAGTGAAGAACCTGAAGTACGAGTACAGGACTATGGTTAACCAGAGGAAATCCGGCAGGAGGTGCAAATCTATGCGCTTCTACAACGAAATAGACGCGGTGCTAGGCTGCCGACCTCTCCATGCCAAAGGAAGTCCGGACGGAACAGTCGTCAGTGTGGCGATCAAACAAGAAGAGGAAGAGAAATTGGAAAATGGCCCACCACAGGCCCCTCCAGTCTCGCAAAACGTCACAG CATGCTATGTCCAACCAGCTGTTGCCATCAGCAGAGATAAGGAAGAAGATGAAGTTCCGCCTGAACCACAGTCTGGAGCAGACAGTGTTACAG CAGAAACAGAAGGCCCAGTAGAAGAGGAGATGATTAGCACAGCCTCGGAGGCCCCTGCTGCAACAAGCAGAAAAAGGACTGAAGATGAACATG AGTGCTCGGTGCCAAAGAAAAGGATGAAGTTGAAGAAAGGAACCGTGTTTCAGAGACACATTGACACCATTATCAACACCTTCATGGACTATCAGAGGAAAGCTGAAGAAAGGTTCTACAAATGGGAGGAAGAGAGGCGGAGAGAGGAGCGTGAGCATGAGCTGCGGATTATCCAGTTGTTGCTCGATCATTCCAGATCCTCAATGATTCAAACACCTCAGACACCAGATTACCTGAGATCACTGCACAGCCAGAACACCCACATGTTCACACCTCCTCCCTCAAACAATTAA